GCAGACGCCGTCCGTAATACGGTTGTCTGTCAGCTAATATTCAGCTACTTCCCATCCCCGATGCCGTGGCGCACCGGATTTTCCCGAAAGCAGAAGACCATGATCCGTCGTGTCGCCGCAGCAGCTGCGCTACCCATGATCGCCGGGCTGGGCATCGCCCTCGCGGCGCCCGCCCACGCCATCACCGACCACACCACCTCGGGCAGCACCACCCCGGGCCACAGCGCGCAGCGCCAGGCAATGCAGCATCAGTCGCTGCAGCGCGCCGCAGCAAAGATCAAGGCGAACAAGACGAGTGCGGACTCCCCGTTGGACGGCCCCTTCTACGGAAGCTGCCGGCTGATCGTTCCCACCACCGCGCGCGTGGTGCAGGACACCTTCGAGGTTCCGGTCAGGGTCACCGGCGGGTGTGCACTGCACCCCGGCCCGCTCGCGATCTGGTACACCGGGCCCAGTTTCGAAGACGCCACCGACGGCATCATCTTTGCCAATGAAAAGAGCTCCACCTGGGATCTCTACCGCGAGACCCAGCTCGGCACGCGCACCTGGAAGGCATATGGCGCGATCGACGAAGCCGGCAACAGCTATTCCCAGGACACCCCGAAGACCACCGTCAAGGTTGGTTCGTGGTCTGGTCTGCAGACCAGCCGCTCGGGCAACAAGGTAACGCTGGCCTCCCGCACGGTGCGGTACGCCACGAGCTTGGACCGCAACATCGCGTGGGCCGATGAGTCGGGCACGATCCAGTACCGCGCGAACTCCGGGTCGGCGTGGACCAACCTGAAGACGTTCAAGACCAACTCTGCGGGCGCCACCAGCTACAGCTACAACACCTCCCAGACGCGCGACTACCGCGTGGTCTACAACGAGAACCCCTATATCTGGGGTTCAACCAGCCCGACCTCGCGCCGCTGACACCAGCTGCCGAGCCAGAAAGTCAGGCGAACGCGCGCGCTTTGTTGAGCGCGCGCGTTCGTGCATCTCGCCCTACCGGCTGCGGGCCAGGTCGAGGTCCTCCGGGGTATGCAACCGCACCATCGTGCGTCCGACGTGCGCGGGCATCCGCGAGCGCGTGGCCAGTGACACCCCGATCATCGCGGCGAAGGCCAGCGGCACGGTGACCAGCGCTGGTTGGCTGATCACTGCACCGAGCGCGCCGCCGGGCTCGCGCCCCAGCAGCACCACGATCACCGCGGTCACCGACGAACCACCACCCACGACCAACCCTGCGATGACTCCTGCAGCAGTCAGCCCGCGCCACCAGATGCCCAGCAGCAGCATCGGCGCGAAGGTCGATGCGGCGACCGCGAACGCCAACTCGACGGCTTGCGCGACCGCGACCCCGGTCGCGGCCACCGTCAGGATCAACGCGCCGACCGTCGTCAGTACCGCGCCGACCCGGAACGCACGCACGCCGGCGAACCACCGCCCCAGTAGGTCCTGCCCCAACACCCCGCCGATGGAGACGACCAGCCCCGAGGATGTCGACAGGAACGCAGCAAACGCGCCTGCCCCGAGCAGCGCGCTCAACAGGTCTGCGCCCATCCCGCCGAGCATCCGGCGCGGCAACTCCAGCACGACGGTGTCCGTCTGCCCGCTGCCGACGAGATCGAATGCGAAGACCCGGCCCAGCACCCCGTACACCGTCGGTAGCAGGTAGAACACGCCGAGCAACGCGAGCACCCGCACCGTCGTACGCCGCGCGGAGCGCCCATCGCGGTTCGTGTAGAACCGCACCACAACGTGCGGCAGCCCCATCGTGCCCAGGAAGGTCGCCAGGATCAGCGAGTAGATGAGGTAGTTGTCATAGGGGCGTTGCATCGGCTCCAGCCAGTCGCTGGACTGCAGCCCGCCATGGGTACCCGTACGCGTGCTCCATACCCGCAGCAGGAAGAAGAGGGGTAGCAGCAGCGCCGCCAGTTTCAGCCAGTACTGGAAAGCCTGCGCGATGGTGATGCTGCGCATCCCACCCGAAGCGACGACGACCATGACCACGAGTGCGACGACGATGGCGCCCACAGCATCGGGTGCGCCGGTCAGCGCGTGCAGCGTGAGACCCGCGCCGAGTAGTTGCGGCACCAGGTAGAACGCGCCGACCAGCACCACGAGCACGCTCGCAACACGCCGCGCGACCAGGGACTCGACGCGGAACTGAGCGAAGTCCGGCAGCGTGTAGGCCCGCGAACGGCGCAGCGGCGCAGCGACGAAGACCAGCAGCAGCAGATAACCGGCCGTCCATCCGACCGGATACCAGAGCGCATCGACGCCATGGGCCAGGATGAGCCCGGCCACCCCGAGAAACGATGCAGCAGAGAGGTATTCCCCACTCACCGCCGAGGCGTTCAGTCCGGGGCCAACGGTGCGTGAAGCGACGTAGAAGTCACTCGTCGTGCGCGAGAGTCGAAATCCGAAAATGCCCACTGCGAGGGTCGACCCCACCACCAGCAGCACCGCCGTGATGGCGAGCACGACGAAGGTGCTCACGGATCACCCGCGCCCGCGCGTTCGCCGACCAGCTC
This portion of the Dermatophilaceae bacterium Sec6.4 genome encodes:
- a CDS encoding cation acetate symporter, which gives rise to MSTFVVLAITAVLLVVGSTLAVGIFGFRLSRTTSDFYVASRTVGPGLNASAVSGEYLSAASFLGVAGLILAHGVDALWYPVGWTAGYLLLLVFVAAPLRRSRAYTLPDFAQFRVESLVARRVASVLVVLVGAFYLVPQLLGAGLTLHALTGAPDAVGAIVVALVVMVVVASGGMRSITIAQAFQYWLKLAALLLPLFFLLRVWSTRTGTHGGLQSSDWLEPMQRPYDNYLIYSLILATFLGTMGLPHVVVRFYTNRDGRSARRTTVRVLALLGVFYLLPTVYGVLGRVFAFDLVGSGQTDTVVLELPRRMLGGMGADLLSALLGAGAFAAFLSTSSGLVVSIGGVLGQDLLGRWFAGVRAFRVGAVLTTVGALILTVAATGVAVAQAVELAFAVAASTFAPMLLLGIWWRGLTAAGVIAGLVVGGGSSVTAVIVVLLGREPGGALGAVISQPALVTVPLAFAAMIGVSLATRSRMPAHVGRTMVRLHTPEDLDLARSR